In Pseudomonas fluorescens, a genomic segment contains:
- the smpB gene encoding SsrA-binding protein SmpB has translation MAKQKKHPTGTIAQNKKARHDYFIEHRFEAGLVLAGWEVKSLRASKLQLVDSYVLLKDGEAWLLGSHITPLTTASTHVIADPVRTRKLLLNARELDKLAAAVQQKGYACVCLSWYWSKHLVKCEIALGKGKKEYDKRDTERERDSNRELHRAVRNKGKEE, from the coding sequence ATGGCTAAACAAAAGAAACACCCCACAGGGACCATCGCGCAAAATAAAAAGGCGCGACACGATTACTTCATCGAACATCGGTTCGAGGCTGGTCTGGTCCTGGCCGGCTGGGAAGTAAAAAGTCTGCGCGCCAGCAAGCTGCAACTGGTCGACAGTTATGTGCTGCTCAAGGATGGCGAGGCATGGCTGCTGGGCAGTCATATCACCCCGCTGACTACCGCGAGCACTCACGTGATTGCCGACCCGGTACGCACACGCAAGCTGCTGCTCAATGCCCGCGAACTCGACAAGCTGGCTGCCGCCGTACAGCAGAAAGGCTATGCCTGCGTCTGCCTGTCCTGGTACTGGAGCAAGCACCTGGTCAAGTGCGAGATCGCCCTGGGCAAGGGTAAGAAGGAATACGACAAGCGTGACACCGAGCGCGAACGCGATTCCAATCGTGAACTGCATCGCGCCGTGCGCAACAAGGGCAAGGAAGAATAA
- a CDS encoding RnfH family protein encodes MVEIEVVHAAVDRQVLLTVKVPAGTSLRAAVQASGIGLQFPGLDLAGCPLGIFGKVVADADVRAVQPGDRIEIYRPLLADPKEVRRLRAAKAALARKQGA; translated from the coding sequence ATGGTTGAGATTGAGGTGGTGCATGCCGCCGTGGATCGCCAGGTGTTGCTGACGGTGAAGGTGCCGGCGGGGACTAGTCTGCGAGCGGCGGTCCAGGCGTCGGGGATCGGATTGCAGTTTCCTGGGTTGGACCTTGCTGGTTGCCCATTGGGTATATTCGGTAAGGTCGTGGCGGACGCCGATGTGCGCGCCGTTCAGCCGGGTGACCGTATCGAGATTTACCGCCCCTTGCTGGCCGACCCTAAAGAGGTGCGCCGGCTGCGTGCGGCCAAGGCAGCGCTGGCCAGGAAGCAGGGGGCGTAG
- a CDS encoding outer membrane protein assembly factor BamE, with protein MQNTKLLLTSFTFVGLLALAGCSFPGVYKIDIQQGNVVTQDMIDQLRPGMTRRQVRFIMGNPLLTDTFHADRWDYLYSIQPGGGERQQERVSVIFNGNDQLVSLSGDFMPGVSRDEALLGKDNGTNVTAPAQESEKPKSEVPAKPGSLLDKIQKDVDGVQTVPVPTPQPLDTSPQ; from the coding sequence ATGCAAAACACCAAGCTCTTGCTAACCAGTTTCACCTTTGTGGGACTGCTCGCACTCGCCGGTTGTTCATTCCCCGGGGTTTACAAAATCGACATCCAGCAGGGCAATGTCGTCACGCAGGACATGATAGACCAGTTACGTCCGGGAATGACCCGACGGCAAGTACGGTTTATCATGGGTAATCCCCTGCTGACTGACACTTTCCATGCCGATCGCTGGGATTATCTATACAGCATCCAGCCTGGTGGCGGTGAACGCCAGCAGGAGCGCGTCAGCGTCATCTTCAATGGCAATGACCAGCTCGTCAGCCTGTCCGGTGACTTCATGCCCGGTGTAAGCCGTGATGAAGCCTTGCTGGGCAAAGACAACGGCACCAACGTGACTGCGCCTGCGCAGGAAAGCGAGAAGCCGAAGTCCGAGGTACCGGCCAAGCCTGGCTCCTTGCTCGACAAGATCCAGAAGGACGTCGACGGCGTGCAAACTGTTCCAGTCCCGACGCCACAGCCTCTGGATACCAGCCCGCAGTAA
- a CDS encoding type II toxin-antitoxin system RatA family toxin — MTTHIQRSALLPYPAQALYDLVNDVARYPEFLPWCSTAEVKESSDEHMVASVGVAKGGLSQHFVTRNVLVPGKSIEMNLQEGPFTQLHGVWVFKALTEKACKISLDLSFDYAGPIVRATLGPLFNQAANTLVDAFCERAKQLHG, encoded by the coding sequence ATGACGACGCATATTCAACGTTCGGCCCTGCTGCCTTATCCGGCTCAGGCGCTTTATGACCTGGTCAACGACGTGGCGCGTTACCCGGAATTCCTGCCCTGGTGCTCGACCGCTGAGGTGAAGGAGAGCAGTGACGAGCACATGGTTGCCAGTGTTGGCGTGGCCAAGGGGGGGCTCAGTCAGCACTTTGTTACGCGTAATGTGTTGGTTCCGGGAAAATCCATCGAGATGAACCTGCAGGAGGGGCCCTTCACCCAATTACATGGTGTATGGGTATTCAAGGCCCTGACCGAGAAAGCCTGCAAGATCAGCCTTGATCTGTCGTTTGATTACGCTGGCCCCATTGTGCGGGCAACGCTGGGGCCTCTGTTCAATCAGGCGGCCAATACTCTGGTGGACGCGTTCTGTGAGCGGGCCAAGCAACTGCATGGTTGA